In a single window of the Dreissena polymorpha isolate Duluth1 chromosome 3, UMN_Dpol_1.0, whole genome shotgun sequence genome:
- the LOC127871588 gene encoding cytadherence high molecular weight protein 1-like isoform X2 — protein sequence MEYSNNQLQLPATRKNDMPQAIEQPSMDSTAELSTETVSHHLQPLDRPLAQRDSDMESDNENDLPQAIEQPSMDSSAELLTETVGHHLQPPDRPSGQRDSDMKSANENDLPPAIDQPSMDSSAELSTETVSHHLQPPERSSAQRDSDMESGNENDLPPAIKKPSMDSTAEMLIETVSHHLQPPDRPSAQKDSDMESDNENDLPPAIEQPSMDSRTELSTETVSHHLQPPDRPSAQKDSDMESDNENDLPQAIEQPSMDSTAELSTETVSQHLQPPDRLSENDFPPAIDQPSMDSTAELSTETVSHHLQPPERTSAQRDSDMESGNKNDLPPAIKKPSMDSRAELSTETVSHHLQPLDRPSAQKDSDMESDNGNEVVDDSECDVGSEIWPFPFLRSRNIQIHEPDEKDELEDCDDNVLDPDYHPEEDSQESDSDCGNPRDNFGKTGKKKQVHRPWCHQEHAALLDAFSSYLVPNCRHLPGENGR from the exons ATGGAATATTCAAataaccagttgcaactcccagcgacccgga aaaatgatatGCCACAAGCGATTGAGCAGCCATCAATGGACAGTACTGCTGAGCTGTCGACAGAAACTGTCAGTCATCATTTACAGCCTCTTGACAGGCCTTTGGCTCAAAGAGACTCTGATATGGAATCAGAcaatg aaaatgatttgcctCAAGCGATTGAGCAGCCATCAATGGACAGTAGTGCCGAGCTGTTGACAGAAACTGTCGGTCATCATTTGCAGCCTCCAGACAGGCCTTCAGGTCAAAGAGACTCTGACATGAAATCAGCcaatg aaaatgatttgcctCCAGCGATTGATCAGCCATCAATGGACAGTAGTGCCGAACTGTCGACAGAAACTGTCAGTCATCATTTGCAGCCTCCTGAAAGGTCTTCAGCTCAAAGAGACTCTGATATGGAATCAGGcaatg aaaatgatttgcctCCAGCGATTAAGAAGCCATCAATGGACAGTACTGCTGAGATGTTGATAGAAACTGTCAGTCATCATTTGCAGCCTCCTGACAGGCCTTCCGCTCAAAAGGACTCTGACATGGAATCAGACAATG aaaatgatttgcctCCAGCGATTGAGCAGCCATCAATGGACAGTCGTACTGAGCTTTCGACAGAAACTGTCAGTCATCATTTGCAGCCTCCTGACAGGCCTTCGGCTCAAAAGGACTCTGACATGGAATCAGACAATG aaaatgatttgccaCAAGCGATTGAGCAGCCATCAATGGACAGTACTGCTGAGCTGTCGACAGAAACTGTCAGTCAGCATTTGCAGCCTCCAGACAGGCTTTCAG aaaatgattttcCTCCAGCGATTGATCAGCCATCAATGGACAGTACTGCTGAGCTGTCGACAGAAACTGTCAGTCATCATTTGCAGCCTCCTGAAAGGACTTCAGCTCAAAGAGACTCTGATATGGAATCAGGCAATA aaaatgatttgcctCCAGCGATTAAGAAGCCATCAATGGACAGTCGTGCAGAGCTGTCGACAGAAACTGTCAGTCATCATTTGCAGCCTCTTGACAGGCCTTCGGCTCAAAAGGACTCTGATATGGAATCAGACAATG GCAATGAAGTTGTTGATGATTCAGAGTGTGATGTGGGATCAGAAATTTGGCCATTTCCATTTCTAAG GTCCAGAAATATCCAAATTCATGAACCAGATGAAAAGGATGAATTGGAAGATTGTGATGACAATGTTCTGGATCCAGATTATCACCCTGAAGAAGACTCGCAGGAAAGTGATAGTGACTGTGGCAACCCGAGAGATAACTTTG GGAAAACAGGGAAAAAGAAACAGGTGCATAGACCATGGTGTCATCAAGAGCATGCTGCATTGCTTGATGCATTTTCCTCCTACCTAGTCCCGAACTGCAGGCATCTACCTGGGGAAAACGGGAGATAA
- the LOC127871588 gene encoding cytadherence high molecular weight protein 1-like isoform X10, whose protein sequence is MQLEQAKNITNSNVLTSNFALQLFEENDMPQAIEQPSMDSTAELSTETVSHHLQPLDRPLAQRDSDMESDNENDLPQAIEQPSMDSSAELLTETVGHHLQPPDRPSGQRDSDMKSANENDLPPAIDQPSMDSSAELSTETVSHHLQPPERSSAQRDSDMESGNENDLPPAIKKPSMDSTAEMLIETVSHHLQPPDRPSAQKDSDMESDNENDLPPAIEQPSMDSRTELSTETVSHHLQPPDRPSAQKDSDMESDNENDLPPAIKKPSMDSRAELSTETVSHHLQPLDRPSAQKDSDMESDNGNEVVDDSECDVGSEIWPFPFLRSRNIQIHEPDEKDELEDCDDNVLDPDYHPEEDSQESDSDCGNPRDNFGKTGKKKQVHRPWCHQEHAALLDAFSSYLVPNCRHLPGENGR, encoded by the exons ATGCAACTGGAGCAGGCCAAAAACATCACTAATTCTAATGTGTTGACAAGCAACTTTGCTTTGCAATTGTTTGAgg aaaatgatatGCCACAAGCGATTGAGCAGCCATCAATGGACAGTACTGCTGAGCTGTCGACAGAAACTGTCAGTCATCATTTACAGCCTCTTGACAGGCCTTTGGCTCAAAGAGACTCTGATATGGAATCAGAcaatg aaaatgatttgcctCAAGCGATTGAGCAGCCATCAATGGACAGTAGTGCCGAGCTGTTGACAGAAACTGTCGGTCATCATTTGCAGCCTCCAGACAGGCCTTCAGGTCAAAGAGACTCTGACATGAAATCAGCcaatg aaaatgatttgcctCCAGCGATTGATCAGCCATCAATGGACAGTAGTGCCGAACTGTCGACAGAAACTGTCAGTCATCATTTGCAGCCTCCTGAAAGGTCTTCAGCTCAAAGAGACTCTGATATGGAATCAGGcaatg aaaatgatttgcctCCAGCGATTAAGAAGCCATCAATGGACAGTACTGCTGAGATGTTGATAGAAACTGTCAGTCATCATTTGCAGCCTCCTGACAGGCCTTCCGCTCAAAAGGACTCTGACATGGAATCAGACAATG aaaatgatttgcctCCAGCGATTGAGCAGCCATCAATGGACAGTCGTACTGAGCTTTCGACAGAAACTGTCAGTCATCATTTGCAGCCTCCTGACAGGCCTTCGGCTCAAAAGGACTCTGACATGGAATCAGACAATG aaaatgatttgcctCCAGCGATTAAGAAGCCATCAATGGACAGTCGTGCAGAGCTGTCGACAGAAACTGTCAGTCATCATTTGCAGCCTCTTGACAGGCCTTCGGCTCAAAAGGACTCTGATATGGAATCAGACAATG GCAATGAAGTTGTTGATGATTCAGAGTGTGATGTGGGATCAGAAATTTGGCCATTTCCATTTCTAAG GTCCAGAAATATCCAAATTCATGAACCAGATGAAAAGGATGAATTGGAAGATTGTGATGACAATGTTCTGGATCCAGATTATCACCCTGAAGAAGACTCGCAGGAAAGTGATAGTGACTGTGGCAACCCGAGAGATAACTTTG GGAAAACAGGGAAAAAGAAACAGGTGCATAGACCATGGTGTCATCAAGAGCATGCTGCATTGCTTGATGCATTTTCCTCCTACCTAGTCCCGAACTGCAGGCATCTACCTGGGGAAAACGGGAGATAA
- the LOC127871588 gene encoding otolith matrix protein OMM-64-like isoform X8, translating into MQLEQAKNITNSNVLTSNFALQLFEENDMPQAIEQPSMDSTAELSTETVSHHLQPLDRPLAQRDSDMESDNENDLPQAIEQPSMDSSAELLTETVGHHLQPPDRPSGQRDSDMKSANENDLPPAIKKPSMDSTAEMLIETVSHHLQPPDRPSAQKDSDMESDNENDLPPAIEQPSMDSRTELSTETVSHHLQPPDRPSAQKDSDMESDNENDLPQAIEQPSMDSTAELSTETVSQHLQPPDRLSENDFPPAIDQPSMDSTAELSTETVSHHLQPPERTSAQRDSDMESGNKNDLPPAIKKPSMDSRAELSTETVSHHLQPLDRPSAQKDSDMESDNGNEVVDDSECDVGSEIWPFPFLRSRNIQIHEPDEKDELEDCDDNVLDPDYHPEEDSQESDSDCGNPRDNFGKTGKKKQVHRPWCHQEHAALLDAFSSYLVPNCRHLPGENGR; encoded by the exons ATGCAACTGGAGCAGGCCAAAAACATCACTAATTCTAATGTGTTGACAAGCAACTTTGCTTTGCAATTGTTTGAgg aaaatgatatGCCACAAGCGATTGAGCAGCCATCAATGGACAGTACTGCTGAGCTGTCGACAGAAACTGTCAGTCATCATTTACAGCCTCTTGACAGGCCTTTGGCTCAAAGAGACTCTGATATGGAATCAGAcaatg aaaatgatttgcctCAAGCGATTGAGCAGCCATCAATGGACAGTAGTGCCGAGCTGTTGACAGAAACTGTCGGTCATCATTTGCAGCCTCCAGACAGGCCTTCAGGTCAAAGAGACTCTGACATGAAATCAGCcaatg aaaatgatttgcctCCAGCGATTAAGAAGCCATCAATGGACAGTACTGCTGAGATGTTGATAGAAACTGTCAGTCATCATTTGCAGCCTCCTGACAGGCCTTCCGCTCAAAAGGACTCTGACATGGAATCAGACAATG aaaatgatttgcctCCAGCGATTGAGCAGCCATCAATGGACAGTCGTACTGAGCTTTCGACAGAAACTGTCAGTCATCATTTGCAGCCTCCTGACAGGCCTTCGGCTCAAAAGGACTCTGACATGGAATCAGACAATG aaaatgatttgccaCAAGCGATTGAGCAGCCATCAATGGACAGTACTGCTGAGCTGTCGACAGAAACTGTCAGTCAGCATTTGCAGCCTCCAGACAGGCTTTCAG aaaatgattttcCTCCAGCGATTGATCAGCCATCAATGGACAGTACTGCTGAGCTGTCGACAGAAACTGTCAGTCATCATTTGCAGCCTCCTGAAAGGACTTCAGCTCAAAGAGACTCTGATATGGAATCAGGCAATA aaaatgatttgcctCCAGCGATTAAGAAGCCATCAATGGACAGTCGTGCAGAGCTGTCGACAGAAACTGTCAGTCATCATTTGCAGCCTCTTGACAGGCCTTCGGCTCAAAAGGACTCTGATATGGAATCAGACAATG GCAATGAAGTTGTTGATGATTCAGAGTGTGATGTGGGATCAGAAATTTGGCCATTTCCATTTCTAAG GTCCAGAAATATCCAAATTCATGAACCAGATGAAAAGGATGAATTGGAAGATTGTGATGACAATGTTCTGGATCCAGATTATCACCCTGAAGAAGACTCGCAGGAAAGTGATAGTGACTGTGGCAACCCGAGAGATAACTTTG GGAAAACAGGGAAAAAGAAACAGGTGCATAGACCATGGTGTCATCAAGAGCATGCTGCATTGCTTGATGCATTTTCCTCCTACCTAGTCCCGAACTGCAGGCATCTACCTGGGGAAAACGGGAGATAA
- the LOC127871588 gene encoding otolith matrix protein OMM-64-like isoform X12, whose amino-acid sequence MQLEQAKNITNSNVLTSNFALQLFEENDMPQAIEQPSMDSTAELSTETVSHHLQPLDRPLAQRDSDMESDNENDLPQAIEQPSMDSSAELLTETVGHHLQPPDRPSGQRDSDMKSANENDLPPAIEQPSMDSRTELSTETVSHHLQPPDRPSAQKDSDMESDNENDLPQAIEQPSMDSTAELSTETVSQHLQPPDRLSENDFPPAIDQPSMDSTAELSTETVSHHLQPPERTSAQRDSDMESGNKNDLPPAIKKPSMDSRAELSTETVSHHLQPLDRPSAQKDSDMESDNGNEVVDDSECDVGSEIWPFPFLRSRNIQIHEPDEKDELEDCDDNVLDPDYHPEEDSQESDSDCGNPRDNFGKTGKKKQVHRPWCHQEHAALLDAFSSYLVPNCRHLPGENGR is encoded by the exons ATGCAACTGGAGCAGGCCAAAAACATCACTAATTCTAATGTGTTGACAAGCAACTTTGCTTTGCAATTGTTTGAgg aaaatgatatGCCACAAGCGATTGAGCAGCCATCAATGGACAGTACTGCTGAGCTGTCGACAGAAACTGTCAGTCATCATTTACAGCCTCTTGACAGGCCTTTGGCTCAAAGAGACTCTGATATGGAATCAGAcaatg aaaatgatttgcctCAAGCGATTGAGCAGCCATCAATGGACAGTAGTGCCGAGCTGTTGACAGAAACTGTCGGTCATCATTTGCAGCCTCCAGACAGGCCTTCAGGTCAAAGAGACTCTGACATGAAATCAGCcaatg aaaatgatttgcctCCAGCGATTGAGCAGCCATCAATGGACAGTCGTACTGAGCTTTCGACAGAAACTGTCAGTCATCATTTGCAGCCTCCTGACAGGCCTTCGGCTCAAAAGGACTCTGACATGGAATCAGACAATG aaaatgatttgccaCAAGCGATTGAGCAGCCATCAATGGACAGTACTGCTGAGCTGTCGACAGAAACTGTCAGTCAGCATTTGCAGCCTCCAGACAGGCTTTCAG aaaatgattttcCTCCAGCGATTGATCAGCCATCAATGGACAGTACTGCTGAGCTGTCGACAGAAACTGTCAGTCATCATTTGCAGCCTCCTGAAAGGACTTCAGCTCAAAGAGACTCTGATATGGAATCAGGCAATA aaaatgatttgcctCCAGCGATTAAGAAGCCATCAATGGACAGTCGTGCAGAGCTGTCGACAGAAACTGTCAGTCATCATTTGCAGCCTCTTGACAGGCCTTCGGCTCAAAAGGACTCTGATATGGAATCAGACAATG GCAATGAAGTTGTTGATGATTCAGAGTGTGATGTGGGATCAGAAATTTGGCCATTTCCATTTCTAAG GTCCAGAAATATCCAAATTCATGAACCAGATGAAAAGGATGAATTGGAAGATTGTGATGACAATGTTCTGGATCCAGATTATCACCCTGAAGAAGACTCGCAGGAAAGTGATAGTGACTGTGGCAACCCGAGAGATAACTTTG GGAAAACAGGGAAAAAGAAACAGGTGCATAGACCATGGTGTCATCAAGAGCATGCTGCATTGCTTGATGCATTTTCCTCCTACCTAGTCCCGAACTGCAGGCATCTACCTGGGGAAAACGGGAGATAA
- the LOC127871588 gene encoding cytadherence high molecular weight protein 1-like isoform X1 produces MQLEQAKNITNSNVLTSNFALQLFEENDMPQAIEQPSMDSTAELSTETVSHHLQPLDRPLAQRDSDMESDNENDLPQAIEQPSMDSSAELLTETVGHHLQPPDRPSGQRDSDMKSANENDLPPAIDQPSMDSSAELSTETVSHHLQPPERSSAQRDSDMESGNENDLPPAIKKPSMDSTAEMLIETVSHHLQPPDRPSAQKDSDMESDNENDLPPAIEQPSMDSRTELSTETVSHHLQPPDRPSAQKDSDMESDNENDLPQAIEQPSMDSTAELSTETVSQHLQPPDRLSENDFPPAIDQPSMDSTAELSTETVSHHLQPPERTSAQRDSDMESGNKNDLPPAIKKPSMDSRAELSTETVSHHLQPLDRPSAQKDSDMESDNGNEVVDDSECDVGSEIWPFPFLRSRNIQIHEPDEKDELEDCDDNVLDPDYHPEEDSQESDSDCGNPRDNFGKTGKKKQVHRPWCHQEHAALLDAFSSYLVPNCRHLPGENGR; encoded by the exons ATGCAACTGGAGCAGGCCAAAAACATCACTAATTCTAATGTGTTGACAAGCAACTTTGCTTTGCAATTGTTTGAgg aaaatgatatGCCACAAGCGATTGAGCAGCCATCAATGGACAGTACTGCTGAGCTGTCGACAGAAACTGTCAGTCATCATTTACAGCCTCTTGACAGGCCTTTGGCTCAAAGAGACTCTGATATGGAATCAGAcaatg aaaatgatttgcctCAAGCGATTGAGCAGCCATCAATGGACAGTAGTGCCGAGCTGTTGACAGAAACTGTCGGTCATCATTTGCAGCCTCCAGACAGGCCTTCAGGTCAAAGAGACTCTGACATGAAATCAGCcaatg aaaatgatttgcctCCAGCGATTGATCAGCCATCAATGGACAGTAGTGCCGAACTGTCGACAGAAACTGTCAGTCATCATTTGCAGCCTCCTGAAAGGTCTTCAGCTCAAAGAGACTCTGATATGGAATCAGGcaatg aaaatgatttgcctCCAGCGATTAAGAAGCCATCAATGGACAGTACTGCTGAGATGTTGATAGAAACTGTCAGTCATCATTTGCAGCCTCCTGACAGGCCTTCCGCTCAAAAGGACTCTGACATGGAATCAGACAATG aaaatgatttgcctCCAGCGATTGAGCAGCCATCAATGGACAGTCGTACTGAGCTTTCGACAGAAACTGTCAGTCATCATTTGCAGCCTCCTGACAGGCCTTCGGCTCAAAAGGACTCTGACATGGAATCAGACAATG aaaatgatttgccaCAAGCGATTGAGCAGCCATCAATGGACAGTACTGCTGAGCTGTCGACAGAAACTGTCAGTCAGCATTTGCAGCCTCCAGACAGGCTTTCAG aaaatgattttcCTCCAGCGATTGATCAGCCATCAATGGACAGTACTGCTGAGCTGTCGACAGAAACTGTCAGTCATCATTTGCAGCCTCCTGAAAGGACTTCAGCTCAAAGAGACTCTGATATGGAATCAGGCAATA aaaatgatttgcctCCAGCGATTAAGAAGCCATCAATGGACAGTCGTGCAGAGCTGTCGACAGAAACTGTCAGTCATCATTTGCAGCCTCTTGACAGGCCTTCGGCTCAAAAGGACTCTGATATGGAATCAGACAATG GCAATGAAGTTGTTGATGATTCAGAGTGTGATGTGGGATCAGAAATTTGGCCATTTCCATTTCTAAG GTCCAGAAATATCCAAATTCATGAACCAGATGAAAAGGATGAATTGGAAGATTGTGATGACAATGTTCTGGATCCAGATTATCACCCTGAAGAAGACTCGCAGGAAAGTGATAGTGACTGTGGCAACCCGAGAGATAACTTTG GGAAAACAGGGAAAAAGAAACAGGTGCATAGACCATGGTGTCATCAAGAGCATGCTGCATTGCTTGATGCATTTTCCTCCTACCTAGTCCCGAACTGCAGGCATCTACCTGGGGAAAACGGGAGATAA
- the LOC127871588 gene encoding cytadherence high molecular weight protein 1-like isoform X5 → MQLEQAKNITNSNVLTSNFALQLFEENDMPQAIEQPSMDSTAELSTETVSHHLQPLDRPLAQRDSDMESDNENDLPQAIEQPSMDSSAELLTETVGHHLQPPDRPSGQRDSDMKSANENDLPPAIDQPSMDSSAELSTETVSHHLQPPERSSAQRDSDMESGNENDLPPAIKKPSMDSTAEMLIETVSHHLQPPDRPSAQKDSDMESDNENDLPQAIEQPSMDSTAELSTETVSQHLQPPDRLSENDFPPAIDQPSMDSTAELSTETVSHHLQPPERTSAQRDSDMESGNKNDLPPAIKKPSMDSRAELSTETVSHHLQPLDRPSAQKDSDMESDNGNEVVDDSECDVGSEIWPFPFLRSRNIQIHEPDEKDELEDCDDNVLDPDYHPEEDSQESDSDCGNPRDNFGKTGKKKQVHRPWCHQEHAALLDAFSSYLVPNCRHLPGENGR, encoded by the exons ATGCAACTGGAGCAGGCCAAAAACATCACTAATTCTAATGTGTTGACAAGCAACTTTGCTTTGCAATTGTTTGAgg aaaatgatatGCCACAAGCGATTGAGCAGCCATCAATGGACAGTACTGCTGAGCTGTCGACAGAAACTGTCAGTCATCATTTACAGCCTCTTGACAGGCCTTTGGCTCAAAGAGACTCTGATATGGAATCAGAcaatg aaaatgatttgcctCAAGCGATTGAGCAGCCATCAATGGACAGTAGTGCCGAGCTGTTGACAGAAACTGTCGGTCATCATTTGCAGCCTCCAGACAGGCCTTCAGGTCAAAGAGACTCTGACATGAAATCAGCcaatg aaaatgatttgcctCCAGCGATTGATCAGCCATCAATGGACAGTAGTGCCGAACTGTCGACAGAAACTGTCAGTCATCATTTGCAGCCTCCTGAAAGGTCTTCAGCTCAAAGAGACTCTGATATGGAATCAGGcaatg aaaatgatttgcctCCAGCGATTAAGAAGCCATCAATGGACAGTACTGCTGAGATGTTGATAGAAACTGTCAGTCATCATTTGCAGCCTCCTGACAGGCCTTCCGCTCAAAAGGACTCTGACATGGAATCAGACAATG aaaatgatttgccaCAAGCGATTGAGCAGCCATCAATGGACAGTACTGCTGAGCTGTCGACAGAAACTGTCAGTCAGCATTTGCAGCCTCCAGACAGGCTTTCAG aaaatgattttcCTCCAGCGATTGATCAGCCATCAATGGACAGTACTGCTGAGCTGTCGACAGAAACTGTCAGTCATCATTTGCAGCCTCCTGAAAGGACTTCAGCTCAAAGAGACTCTGATATGGAATCAGGCAATA aaaatgatttgcctCCAGCGATTAAGAAGCCATCAATGGACAGTCGTGCAGAGCTGTCGACAGAAACTGTCAGTCATCATTTGCAGCCTCTTGACAGGCCTTCGGCTCAAAAGGACTCTGATATGGAATCAGACAATG GCAATGAAGTTGTTGATGATTCAGAGTGTGATGTGGGATCAGAAATTTGGCCATTTCCATTTCTAAG GTCCAGAAATATCCAAATTCATGAACCAGATGAAAAGGATGAATTGGAAGATTGTGATGACAATGTTCTGGATCCAGATTATCACCCTGAAGAAGACTCGCAGGAAAGTGATAGTGACTGTGGCAACCCGAGAGATAACTTTG GGAAAACAGGGAAAAAGAAACAGGTGCATAGACCATGGTGTCATCAAGAGCATGCTGCATTGCTTGATGCATTTTCCTCCTACCTAGTCCCGAACTGCAGGCATCTACCTGGGGAAAACGGGAGATAA
- the LOC127871588 gene encoding cytadherence high molecular weight protein 1-like isoform X7, with protein MQLEQAKNITNSNVLTSNFALQLFEENDMPQAIEQPSMDSTAELSTETVSHHLQPLDRPLAQRDSDMESDNENDLPQAIEQPSMDSSAELLTETVGHHLQPPDRPSGQRDSDMKSANENDLPPAIDQPSMDSSAELSTETVSHHLQPPERSSAQRDSDMESGNENDLPPAIEQPSMDSRTELSTETVSHHLQPPDRPSAQKDSDMESDNENDLPQAIEQPSMDSTAELSTETVSQHLQPPDRLSENDFPPAIDQPSMDSTAELSTETVSHHLQPPERTSAQRDSDMESGNKNDLPPAIKKPSMDSRAELSTETVSHHLQPLDRPSAQKDSDMESDNGNEVVDDSECDVGSEIWPFPFLRSRNIQIHEPDEKDELEDCDDNVLDPDYHPEEDSQESDSDCGNPRDNFGKTGKKKQVHRPWCHQEHAALLDAFSSYLVPNCRHLPGENGR; from the exons ATGCAACTGGAGCAGGCCAAAAACATCACTAATTCTAATGTGTTGACAAGCAACTTTGCTTTGCAATTGTTTGAgg aaaatgatatGCCACAAGCGATTGAGCAGCCATCAATGGACAGTACTGCTGAGCTGTCGACAGAAACTGTCAGTCATCATTTACAGCCTCTTGACAGGCCTTTGGCTCAAAGAGACTCTGATATGGAATCAGAcaatg aaaatgatttgcctCAAGCGATTGAGCAGCCATCAATGGACAGTAGTGCCGAGCTGTTGACAGAAACTGTCGGTCATCATTTGCAGCCTCCAGACAGGCCTTCAGGTCAAAGAGACTCTGACATGAAATCAGCcaatg aaaatgatttgcctCCAGCGATTGATCAGCCATCAATGGACAGTAGTGCCGAACTGTCGACAGAAACTGTCAGTCATCATTTGCAGCCTCCTGAAAGGTCTTCAGCTCAAAGAGACTCTGATATGGAATCAGGcaatg aaaatgatttgcctCCAGCGATTGAGCAGCCATCAATGGACAGTCGTACTGAGCTTTCGACAGAAACTGTCAGTCATCATTTGCAGCCTCCTGACAGGCCTTCGGCTCAAAAGGACTCTGACATGGAATCAGACAATG aaaatgatttgccaCAAGCGATTGAGCAGCCATCAATGGACAGTACTGCTGAGCTGTCGACAGAAACTGTCAGTCAGCATTTGCAGCCTCCAGACAGGCTTTCAG aaaatgattttcCTCCAGCGATTGATCAGCCATCAATGGACAGTACTGCTGAGCTGTCGACAGAAACTGTCAGTCATCATTTGCAGCCTCCTGAAAGGACTTCAGCTCAAAGAGACTCTGATATGGAATCAGGCAATA aaaatgatttgcctCCAGCGATTAAGAAGCCATCAATGGACAGTCGTGCAGAGCTGTCGACAGAAACTGTCAGTCATCATTTGCAGCCTCTTGACAGGCCTTCGGCTCAAAAGGACTCTGATATGGAATCAGACAATG GCAATGAAGTTGTTGATGATTCAGAGTGTGATGTGGGATCAGAAATTTGGCCATTTCCATTTCTAAG GTCCAGAAATATCCAAATTCATGAACCAGATGAAAAGGATGAATTGGAAGATTGTGATGACAATGTTCTGGATCCAGATTATCACCCTGAAGAAGACTCGCAGGAAAGTGATAGTGACTGTGGCAACCCGAGAGATAACTTTG GGAAAACAGGGAAAAAGAAACAGGTGCATAGACCATGGTGTCATCAAGAGCATGCTGCATTGCTTGATGCATTTTCCTCCTACCTAGTCCCGAACTGCAGGCATCTACCTGGGGAAAACGGGAGATAA